A genome region from Vulpes lagopus strain Blue_001 chromosome 7, ASM1834538v1, whole genome shotgun sequence includes the following:
- the TSTD2 gene encoding thiosulfate sulfurtransferase/rhodanese-like domain-containing protein 2 isoform X2, which translates to MPSFTSPDQGDDLDACVLRFSDLDLKDTRLINPSSSLKAELDVCTKKKYSFAKKKAFALFVKTKEIPAPSFECKEKWWKCCQQLFRDQISIHRHAATQHADEICHQTASVLKQLAVTLNTSKSLKSEVNRNPQKEYFIYNHEVSAWLPDLSCFSPDELISGQGSDEGEVLLYYCYRDLEDPHWVCAWQTALCQHLYLTGKVRIATEGINGTVGGSKLATRLYVEVMLSCPLFKDYMCKDDFKTSKGGACCFPELRVGVFEEIVPMGISPNKISYKKPGIHLSPGEFHKEVEKFLSQANEEQSDTILLDCRNFYESKIGRFQGCLAPDIRKFSYFPSYIDKNLELFREKKVLMYCTGGIRCERGSAYLKAKGVCKEVFQLKGGIHKYLEEFPNGFYKGKLFVFDERYALSYNSDIVSECSYCGAPWDQYKLCSTPQCRQLILTCPACQRQGFTACCVTCQDKGRRLASSPTQSSFKEECECTARRPRIPSELTQQFAAL; encoded by the exons ATGCCTTCTTTCACTTCACCAGACCAAGGAGATGACCTGGACGcctgtgttttaagattttcagaCCTTGATTTAAAAGACACAAGGCTTATCAATCCCAGTAGTAGTCTCAAAGCAGAGTTAGATGTCTGTACGAAGAAGAAATACTCGTTTGccaaaaaaaag GCATTTGCCCTTTTCGTCAAAACCAAAGAAATTCCAGCACCTTCTTTTGAATGTAAAGAAAAGTGGTGGAAATGCTGTCAACAGCTCTTCAGAGACCAGATCAGCATCCACAGACATGCAGCAACACAACATGCTGATGAGATTTGCCACCAGACTGCTTCTGTGTTAAAGCAGCTGGCTGTGACATTGAACACCTCAAAGAGCCTTAAGTCTGAGGTCAATAGGAACCCTCAAAAAGAGTACTTTATCTATAATCATGAAGTGTCTGCTTGGCTCCCTGATTTAAGCTGCTTTAGCCCTGATGAGTTGATAAG TGGCCAGGGCAGTGATGAAGGAGAGGTGCTACTTTATTACTGCTACCGTGACCTGGAGGATCCGCACTGGGTCTGTGCCTGGCAGACGGCTCTGTGTCAGCACCTGTACCTCACAGGCAAG GTTCGAATTGCTACAGAAGGAATCAATGGGACAGTTGGTGGAAGCAAACTGGCCACCAGACTCTATGTGGAAGTCATGCTTTCCTGCCCATTGTTTAAGGATTATATGTGTAAGGATGATTTTAAg ACCAGCAAAGGAGGGGCTTGCTGTTTTCCAGAATTGCGTGTTGGTGTGTTTGAAGAAATTGTGCCCATGGGGATCAGTCCCAATAAGATCTCCTACAAGAAGCCTG gAATCCATTTATCCCCAGGTGAATTTcataaagaagtagaaaaattttTGTCTCAGGCAAATGAAGAACAAAGTGATACTATCCTACTGGACTGCAGAAACTTCTATGAAAGCAAAATA GGACGATTCCAGGGCTGCTTAGCTCCAGACATCAGAAAGTTCAGTTACTTCCCTAGCTACATTGACAAAAATCTAGAACTTTTCAGAGAGAAGAAGGTGCTGATGTATTGCACTGGGGGCATCCGTTGTGAGCGGGGTTCAGCCTACCTCAAAGCCAAG GGAGTGTGCAAGGAAGTGTTCCAACTCAAGGGTGGCATCCACAAGTACCTGGAAGAATTTCCCAATGGTTTCTACAAAGGgaagttgtttgtttttgatgagCGTTATGCCTTATCCTACAACAGTGATATAGTGTCAG aaTGTTCATACTGTGGAGCCCCATGGGACCAGTATAAACTCTGCTCAACTCCCCAGTGCCGCCAGCTCATCTTGACCTGCCCTGCTTGCCAACGACAAGGATTCAC